A genome region from Lucilia cuprina isolate Lc7/37 chromosome 3, ASM2204524v1, whole genome shotgun sequence includes the following:
- the LOC111685317 gene encoding uncharacterized protein LOC111685317, protein MSAPLAYDATYLKSISGILKICCMICCFLGFLCIVCSSVHLHNFRGCFYNTCVIVAFICTLLVLLARLYQLWQRKFYKFNAVKYEFYLHVFLAFTCFTAGCVTISLDVLSYTIATFFAFLAFSFYVFDAYLGYRLNRLCDAQTQTTPQPPV, encoded by the exons ATGTCGGCCCCATTGGCATATGATGCGACTTATTTGAAATCCATTTCcggtattttaaaaatttgttgcatG ATCTGCTGTTTCCTAGGATTTCTCTGTATTGTTTGCAGTTCAGTACATTTGCACAATTTTCGCGGCTGTTTTTACAATACATGCGTTATAGTTGCCTTTATTTGTACATTGTTGGTGTTACTGGCACGTCTGTATCAATTGTGGCAACGTAAATTCTATAAATTCAATGCTGTTAAATACGAATTTTACTTGCATGTATTCCTGGCATTTACCTGTTTCACAGCTGGCTGCGTTACAATATCCTTGGATGTTCTATCCTATACAATTGCAACG TTTTTTGCATTTCTCGCCTTTAGCTTTTATGTGTTTGACGCTTATTTGGGTTATCGTTTAAATCGCCTTTGTGATGCTCAAACCCAAACGACACCACAACCTCCAGTTTAA